In Aquincola tertiaricarbonis, the genomic stretch CGGCCGATGCCGACCCGCTGCGCGCCCTGGGCCTGCAGCCGCCAGCGCCGCCCGCGGCCGTCTCCGATCATGTGTCGGACCTGAACACGCCCTGGATGGCCGCGCCGCTGCGCGAAGCCGTGCCGCCCGCCCCCGCGCTGCCGCCACCCAGCGTGCCGCCGGGCGCGGTGCTGTCGTGGAACCATCCCTCGCGCGAGACCAAGGTGGTGACGCTGCCCGGCGTGCGCCGGGTGGAGCCGGCCGATGTGCCGGTGGAGCCGCCGGCGGTCTCGCCCGCCGCCGTGCCTGCCGCGCCCATGCCCGCCCTAGCACCGCCGGCCGCCGCAGCCTGGCCCGCGGCCCCGGAGGCTGCCGACCCGCAGACCTGGATCCGCCCGCCTTCGGCCGCGCGACCGGCACCCGCCGCGCCGTCGGTGGCCGCCCCGCCGGCCGCTGCCGGCGCGGTGGCGCCCGAGGCCTGGATCGCTGCACTGGCCGACGGCCTGGGCCTGCCCGTGGCCGATCTGCGCAGCCTGGACGCCGAGCAGTTGCGCCGCGTGGGCGCGCTGCTGCGCGAGTCCACCCGCGGCGCGGTGGAACTGCTGGTGGCCCGCGCCGCCCTCAAGCGCGAGATGCGCGCCGACGTCACGATGATGGCGGCGCGCGAGAACAATCCGCTGAAGTTCTCGCCCAACGTCGACGTGGCCCTCAAGCACCTGCTGGGCGCGCCCACGCCAGGCTTCATGGGCCCCACCGACGCGATGCGCGATGCCTTCGACGATCTGCGCGCCCACCAGCTGGGCGTGATGGCCGGCATGCGCGCGGCGCTGGAAGGCGTGCTGCAGCGCTTCGATCCGGCGGTGCTCGAAGGCAAGATCAGCAAGCGCCCCGGGCTGGCGGGGCTGTTGGCGGGCAACCGCAAGGCACAGCTCTGGGAGCAGTTCCAGCAGCTGTACACCCAGCTTTCCGCCGAGGCGGCGGACGACTTCCAGGAGCTGTTCGGCAAGGCGTTCCGCAAGGCCTATGAGGCCCACATCGACCAGCTTCAACGGGACGAGTGACGCTCGCCCGCACAGGACCGCCCACGATGCTCGCGCTCGAAGTCGCCATCCTCTCCGAGATGGGCGGCCGCAAGGCCAACGAAGATGCCTGCGGCCACTGGCACTCGGTGGACGAGTTGTGTTGTGTGCTGGCCGATGGTGCCGGCGGCCATGGCGGCGGCGGCGTGGCCGCACGGCTGGTGGTCGAGCGCATGCTGCAAGGCTTTGCCGCCCGGCCCACCACCGGCGCCCGCCAGCTCACCGACCTGGTGTTCGATACCAACCGCGCGGTGATCGAGGCGCGCACGCCGCACACCGAGCGGGCCAACATGTTCAGCACCGTGGTGGGCCTGGTCATCGACTTCGTGCGCCACCAGGTGCACTGGGCGCATGCCGGCGATTCGCGCCTCTACTGGTTCCGCGAAGGCCGCATCCATGCCCGCACCCGCGACCACAGCCTGGTGCAGTCGCTGGTGGACGCCGGCCTGCTGCCCCCCGAGCAGGCACGCAGCCATCCGCAGCGCAGCGAGCTGCGATCGGCCCTGGGCACCGCCTCCGACGTGCTGGAAGTCAGCGACAGCGGCGAGCCGCACGAAGTGCTGGCCGGCGATGTCTTCCTGCTGTGCACCGACGGCCTCTGGGAGCATGTGCCCGATGCCGCGCTGCTGGCCACGCTGGCCGCCGCCAGCTCACCCACGGCCTGGCTGGCGGCGCTGGAGCAGGTGGTGACCGAGGCCACGCGGCAGAAGGCCAGCCACGACAACTTCACGGCGCTGACGGTGTGGACCTCGGCCGCCCCGGCCGCCTGACGCGAAGGACAAGCGCATGCCCAACCAGACTTGCACCGGCGGCCTGCTCAAGTGCAGCTTCGGCATGGCGCCCAGCACCTTCGTGGCCACGATCAAGCCCATCCTCACCAGCAACATGGCGGCGGGCAACATCCTGGACAACATCCCGATCCAGAACATCCAGCCCTTCGGCATGTGTCAGTCACTGGCCAACCCCACCGTGGCCTCGGCCACCGCCGCCGCGCTGGGCGTGCTCACGCCCATGCCCTGCGTGCCCAACACACCCGCCCCCTGGGTGCCCGGCGTGCCCACGGTGCTGCTGGCCAACTCACCCGCCCTGGACAACACCTGCAAGCTCATGTGCGTCTGGGGCGGCGTCATCGAGTTCGTGCAGCCGGGGCAGATGACGCACCAGATTCCCTGAGCTTGCCTCAGTCTCGCCGGGCCGCCTCAAGGGACTGAGCGGCCCCAAGGCCCTTGGATAAGGGCCCTTCGGACCCTTGGGGCAGCGAGCGCAGCGAGCTTGGGGGCGGGCATCAGTCCCGCCGGGCCGCCCCAAGGGACTGAGCGCCCCCTTGGGGGCAGCGAGCGCAGCGAGCTCGGGGGCAGGCATCAGGGCTTGGCGCCCACCCGACCGATTTCGACGCGGCGGTTCTCGGCAGCAAAGGGGTCGTTGCTCACCTTGGGCGCGGTGGCGCCGCGGCCCACCGCTTCCAGCATGGCGGGGTCGGCGCCCTTGTCCACCAGGTAGGTCTTCACCGCTTCGGCGCGGCGCTCGGACAGGGCCTGGTTGGCCTCCGGCGTGCCCGATGCATCGGCATGGCCTTCGATGCGCACGGTGCGGCCGGTGCCCTTCTTGCCGCGCAGCACGTCGGCAAACACATCGAGCTGCTTGCGCAGCATGTCGGGCAGTTCGGCCGAGCCCACCTTGAACGAGGCCGCGGGCAGCGAGTAACGCACCGCCGGCTTGAACCCCATGCACTTGAAGCCCGCGGCTTCCAGTTCCTTGCAGGCGTCTTCGGGGAACAGGCCTTCCTTCACCGCGGCCGCATCGGGCACCTGGTTGCCGATGTCGAGTGCATCGGCGGCATTGGCCTGCAGCAAGGTGACCAGGCCCACGACGACGGCCACGCAACGACCGGCATGCAACACAACAGGCAAGCGCTTCATCTCGGATCCCCAACAACTGTCATAGGTTTGACACCGCATACGAAGCCGCATGACGTGCGACGGCGGCCCAGCGCAAATGATAGTGCGCCAACCCGCTGCGGCATCCCACACGAGGGGGAATCGACAGGTCTTTGCTTAGCGCGCAAAGGGTGACGCTGCAAGCATCGGCGTGTATCGTTGACACCTTGTTTCGCGGGGCCGGCACGCCGTTGGGTGTCTGGGCTTTCCGCCCACACACAACTCAAGACTTCATGACCTGGCACAACAAGGTGATGTGGACGGAGGGCATGTTCCTCCAGCCTCAACATTTCCAACAGCAGGACCGACACACCGCCCGACTCGTCGATGCCCGTGTCAACGCCGTCATGGCGCATCACTGGGGCTTCAGCACCCTGGCCCTGGACGAAGCCGCGCTGCTGCAAGGCAAGCTGGCCCTGACCAGCGCCACCGGCGTGCTGCCCGACGGCACGCCCTTCGCCATTCCTTCGCACGACGCGGCGCCGCCCGCGCTGGACGTGCCGCCCGATGCGCGCGACGAGCCGGTGCTGCTGGTGGCCGCACTGGCCCGCCCCGGCGTGGCCGAAAGCGATGTGGAAGACAGCGCCCCCAGCATGCCGCCGCGTTACCTGGCCAGCGATGTGGAGGTGGCCGACAGCCATGCCGTCAGCCTGCGCCAGGCGCCGCTGCAGATCGGCCGCCTGAACCTGAGGCTGATGCTGGCGCGTGATGCCAACGAAGGCTTCACCCAGCTGGCCGCGGCCCGCATCGTCGAGCGCCGGGCCGATGGCCGCGTGGTGCTGGACACCCAGCATGTGCCGCCGATGCTGCACGTGGCCGCGCACCCGGTGCTGGACAGCTACCAGCGCGAGGTACTGGGCATGGTGCGCCAGCGCAGCGAAGCGCTGGCCGCGCGCCTGGCCCAGCCCGGCCGGGCCGGCGTGGGCGAGATCGCCGACTTCGTCTTCCTGCAGACGCTCAACCGCACCGAGCCGCTGCTGGCCCACCTGCCGCAGCTGCCGGTGCTGCACCCCGAGCGGCTGTACAGCGTGCTGCTGCAGCTGGCCGGCGAGCTGTCCACCTTCCGTGAACGCAAGCGCCCGGCCGACTACCCGCCCTACCGCCACGACGAGCTGGCGCCGTGCTTCCGCGCGGTGATGGGCGACCTGCGGCAGTCGCTGTCGATGGTGCTAGAGCAGACCGCCATCCCCATCGAGCTGCAGGAACGCAACCACGGCGTGCGGGTGGCCATCATTGCCGACATCGAACTGCAGCGCCGCGCGCAGTTCGTGCTGGCGGTCAATGCGCAGATGCCCAGCGAAGCCCTGCGCGCGCGCTTCCCGTCGCAGGTCAAGATCGGGCCCGCCGAGCGCATCCGCGACCTGGTCAACCTGGCGCTGCCGGGCGTGGCGGTCAAGCCGATGCCGGTGGCGCCGCGGCAGATTCCGTACCACGGTGGCTTCAGCTACTTCGAGCTGGAAACCCGCGGCAGCGAGCTGTGGCAGCAGCTGGAACGCTCCGCAGGCCTGGCCCTGCATGTGTCGGGCGACTTCCCCGGCATCGAGTTCGAGTTCTGGGCCATCCGGCCATGAGCCGGCGCACCCTCACCTTCCGCAGGTAGTTCCCGATGAGCGATCAAGACCCGTTCTCGGCCTTCGAATCGGACCGCACCGTCATCAAGCCGAGCGCCGGCCGTGGCGCGCGGCCCGGTACCGCGGCCGCCGGTGTGTCCGGCGCGGCCCCCGGCCAGGTGCCGGGCGGCCCGCCGGCGCTGGACGCCGCACCGCTGCCCGAACTGCCCGGTGTGGCCGGCTTCAACCCACTGCTGCAGGCCGCGGCGCCGCTGCTGGGCACGGCCGCGCGGCTGCGCAGCATGCCGCAGCACCCCAACCCGGCCGCACTGCGCGCCGCGCTGGCCGAAGGCATCAAGCAGTTCGAGGCCACCACCCGCGCACAAGGCCTGCCCAACGAGCAGGTGATCGCCGGTCGCTACGTGCTGTGCACCTTCATCGACGAATGTGCTTCCAGCACGCCCTGGGGCGGCTCCGGCGCCTGGGGTTCTCAAAGCCTGCTGGTGCTGTTCCACAACGAGGTGTCGGGCGGCGAGAAGGTGTTCCAGCTGATGGGCAAGCTGGCCGAGAACGTGCCTGCCAACCGGCCGCTGCTGGAGCTGATGTACATGACGCTGGCGCTGGGCTTCGAAGGCCGCTACCGCATCGTCGACAACGGCCGCGCGCAGCTGGAGACCGTGCGTGAGCGCCTGGCCCAGATGCTGAAGCAGGCCGCGCCCGCGGTGGACAAGGAACTGTCGCCCGCCTGGGCTGGCGTGCGCGCCGGTCAGCAGCGCCTGCGCGACGGCATCCCGGTGTGGGTGGTGGCCGCCGTCACCGCGCTGGTGCTGATGCTGGTGTTCATCGCGCTGCGCATGGCCATCAATGCCCGCACCGACCCCACCTTCCAGGCGCTGCAGTCGCTGGACGTGAAGGCCGCACCGCCCGCCCCGCCGCCGGTGCCCGCGCCGCAGCCGCGACTGGCCGGCCTGCTGGCGCCCGACATCCAGGCCGGGCTGGTGGAGGTGCGCGACTATGCCGACCGCTCGGTCATCATCATCCGCGGCGACGGCTTCTTCGAGCCGGCCAGCGCCGATGTGGCCGACCGCGTGAAGCCGCTGCTGGGCCGCATCGCTGCCGCGCTCAAGCCGCTGCCGGGCCCGGTGCTGGTCACCGGCCACAGCGACAACCAGCCGATCCGCTCGGTGCGCTACCCGTCCAACTGGCACCTCTCGCAGGAGCGGGCCGACAGCGTGAAGGCGCTTCTGGCCGCCACCTTGCCGGCCGACCGGCTGCGCGCCGAAGGCCGCGCCGACAGCGAGCCGGTGGACAGCAACGACACCCCCGCCGGCCGGGCCAAGAACCGCCGGGTCGAGATCACGCTGGCTTCGCCGCCGCAAAGCTGAAGCCGACGGAGCAGGACAGTCCATGAAACGTGTGTTCAACGTCTTGCTGAGCCCTGCGGTGCTCGGCAGCCTGGCGGTGCTGGCGCTCAGCGCCATCGTCTGGTGGCTGGGGCCGCTGCTGGCCTTCGGTGCCGATGCCACCGGCCAGGTGTCTCGCCCGCTGGGTAGCGTGTTGGCGCGTGCCATCGTGATCGCGCTGATGTGGGCGCTGTGGCTGGGCCGCCTGGGCTGGCTGGCCTGGAAGCGCAAGCAGGCCCATGCGGCGCTGCTGCAGGGCATCGCACCAGGCCCCAGCGCGGCCGACCAGGAGGCCCAACTGCTCGACCAGCGCTTCCGCGAGGCGGTGGCCCGCCTGAAGGCCGGCGGCAAGGGCCGGCGCTGGCTCAGCGGGTCGGATGCGCTGTACGAGCTGCCCTGGTACGTCTTCGTCGGCGCGCCGGGCTCGGGCAAGACCACCGCGCTGACGCATGCGGGCCTGGACTTCATCGGCACCGGCGACAAGCAGGCCACGGCCGTCAAGGGCGTGGGCGGCACCCGCAACTGCGACTGGTGGTTCACCGCCGATGCGGTGCTGATCGATACCGCCGGCCGCTACACCACGCAGGAGTCCGACCGCCAGGTCGATGCCTCGGCCTGGGACAACTTCCTGGGCCTGCTGCGCAAGTCTCGTCCGCGCCGGCCGATCAACGGCGTGCTGCTGACGGTGAACGTGCAGGACCTGCTGCAGCAAGGCGCCACCGAACGGCAGGAGCATGCCGCTGCCCTGCGCGCGCGCCTGCAGGAGCTGCAGGCCAAGCTGGGCGTGCAGCCGCCGGTGTACGTGCTGGTGACCAAGGCCGACCTGATCGCCGGCTTCATGGAAAGCTTCGACGCGCTGGGCAAGGAAGAGCGTGACCAGGTCTGGGGCTTCACCTTCCCGCACGGGCCGCAACCCGCCGAGAACCCGCTGGCCGACTTTGATGTGCAGTACCGCGCGCTGGAAGAGCGCCTGGCCGCCGGCCTGGTGGACCGGCTGCAGGCCGAGCGCGACGTCAGCAAGCGGGCCGCGATGTTCGCCTTCCCGCAAGAATTCGCCAGCCTGAAGCCCGTGCTCGCCGGCTTCCTGCAGCAGGTGTTCGGCCCCGCGCCGGCGCTGCAGCAACGGGTGGACCTGCGCGGCGTGTACTTCACCAGCGGCACGCAAGAGGGCACGCCCATCGACCGCGTGATGGGCCTGCTGTCGCGTTCCTTCGGCCTGGAGCGGCGCAGCAACCCGTTGGCGGGCGCGCGTGGCAAGAGCTTCTTTCTGCGGCGCCTGCTGCAGGATGTGGTGTTCGCCGAAGCGCACCTGGTGTCCGCCAATCCGCAGGCCGAACGCCGCCGTGCGGGGCTGCGCATGGCGGGCTTTGCGGCCGTGGCCGTGGCCGGCACCGCGCTGGCCGTGGGCTGGGCCGTGAGCTACGTGCGCAACCAGTCCTACGACGCCGAAGTGGCCGCCAGGCTGCCCGCGCTGCGGCAGGCCGTGGACGCGCTGCCCCCGGCCACCAGCGCCGATCCGGCGCCCATCGCGCCCGCGCTCACCGCGGTGCGTGAGGCCGCCCACAGCGAGCGCTTTGCGCTCGACGACCCGCCGCTGCTCGACACCCTGGGCCTGTACCAGGGCGACAAGCTGGACGCCGGTGCGCGCCTGGGCTACCGCCGGCTACTGGAACATGCGCTGCTGCCGCGGGTGGCCCAGCGGCTGGAAGAGCGGCTGCGCGCCGCCAACAAGGACAACCTGGAGCAGGCCTACGAGGCGCTCAAGGCCTACCTGATGCTGTACACGCCCGACCAGTTCGACGCGCCCACGCTCAAGGCCTGGATCGGCATCGACTGGGACGCGCAGTTCCGCAACCTGCCGCCCGAGCAGCGCGCCGCGCTGGATGCCCATCTGGACGCGCTGCTGGCCCAGGGCGCGCCGCAGACCCAACGGCCCATCGACACCGCCCTGGTGACCAGCGTGCGCGACATGCTGGCTTCCTTCCCCATCGAATACCGCGTCTACAGCCGGCTCAAGCGCCGCTTCCGTGGCGACCTGCCCGACTTCTCGGTGGCGGCCAAGGCCGGCCCGCAGGCCGACCAGGTGTTCGAGCGCGCCAGCGGCGAGCCGCTGTCGCGCGGCGTGCCCGGCTTCTACACCCGCGCGGGCTACACCCAGGCCTTCCAGGGCAGCGTGGGCCTGTCAGCGGCGCAGCTGCAGGCCGAGGAGCAATGGGTGTTCGGCCGCAAGGCCAATGCCGGCCAGGCGGCCAATGCGCTGCTTAGCAACGACCTGACCGACCGCGTGCGGCGCCTGTACCTGCAGGACTACATCAAGGCCTGGGACGCCTACCTGGCCGACGTGCGGCTGGTCAAGCTCACCAGCCTGGAACGCAGCATGGAAGTGGCCCGGCTGCTGTCGGGCGTGGATTCGCCGCTCAAGCTCTACCTCACGGCGGTGGCACAGGAAACCACGCTGGTGCCGCCCGCCGCCGCGCCCAGTGCGCTGGACAAGGCCGCCCAGGCCGCCAACCAGGCCAAGGCCGACCTGGCCAAGCTGGCCGGTGGCGGCCCCGCCGTCGCGCCAGCGGCCGGCCCGGTCGAGAAGATGGTGGACGACCATTTCGCGTCCATCCGCCGCCAGGTGCAGGGCCAGCCTGCGCCCATCGACGACACCGTCAAGGCCTTCGGCGAGGTGTTTGCGCAGCTGCAGGCCATCGATGCGGCGCAGAAGAGCAAGTCGCCCCCGCCGCCGGCCGGTGGCGGCGCGGCCAAGCTGGTGGCGGCGCAGCAGCCCGAGCCGGTGCGCTCGATGCTGGAATCGCTGGCCGACGTCAGCGCCAAGCAGGGCCGCGTGGCCGAGCGCGACGTGATGACCGGCGACTTGAAGCCCATCTTCGACTTCTGCACCCGCGCGGTGGCCAACCGCTACCCGTTTGCGCCCAGCTCGCGGGCCGACGTGCTGCCGGAAGACTTCGGCCAGCTGTTCGCGCCCGGCGGCATGCTGGACGAGTTCTACAACCGGCGCCTGGCCGCGCTGGTGGACACCAGCGGCGCCACCTGGACCTACAAGCCGCTGGCCGACGGCACGCGGCCCGCCGCCCCGGCGGCGCTGGCCGACTTCCAGCGCGCGGCACGCATCAAGGAAGCCTTCTTCCGCGGCGGTGGCCGCACGCCGGGCTTCAAGCTCGACCTGCGCGCCGCCGAGCTGGGCACGCTGCAGGAAGTGACGCTGGACATCGACGGCCAGGTGGTGAAGTTCACCCCCGGCGCCGGCACCGCCGCCACCGTCAGCTGGCCCAGCCAGCGGGTGGCCTCCACCGTCAAGCTCAGCAGCACGCCCGGCGGCGCGCCGCTGGTATTCGAAGGGCCGTGGGCCCTGTTCCGCCTGTTCGACCGCTTCGAGGTGCAGGCCGGCGCGCAGCCCGAGAAGTTCAGCGTGCTGATGACGCTGGAAGGCCAGAAGCTGCGCTTCGACGTCACCGCCAACAGCGTGCTCAACCCCTTCCGGCTGCGCGAGATCCAGCAGTTCCGCTGCCCGGGCGCGCTGTGAGCGCCACGCCGCCCCTCACCGACCACGCCGCGGCGGCCGGCTGGCATGGCAAGCTGCCCACGCTGGGCGACTTTGCCACCCGGCGGCTGCCGCCGGCCTTCGTGCAGCGCTGGGACGGCTGGCTCAGCGCCGGCCTGGCCGGCCTGCAGCAGCAGCCCGGCTGGCTGGAGGGCTACCTCGCCAGCCCCAGCTGGCGCTTCCTGCTGATGCCGGGCGTGATGGATGGGCAGCCTTGGGCCGGCGTGCTGATGCCCAGCGTCGACCGCGTGGGCCGCTACTACCCGCTGACCATCGCTCACCCCCTGCCCGCCCTGCCGGCCGATGCCGCGGGGCTGGACGCGCTGTGGTCCTGGCTGCTGCGCATCGACGAAGCCGCTGCTGACGCCCTGCATGAAGACTGGACGCTGGACGTGCTGGAAGCCGAGCTGCAACGCATCGGCGTGCCGGCGCTGGCACCCGCTGCGCCGGTGGTGGCCGATGCGCTGGCGCCCGGTGTGCAGCGGCTGTCGCTGGCCTGCCATCTGCACGGCGGTGCCTGCGTGGCGGCCCATGTGCTGGCAGCCGGCCTGCAGCAGGCGCAGGGCAGCGCGCTGTGGTTCGCGCAGGCCGACCTGGCCACGCCCCAGTTGCTGCGCTCCGACGGGCTGGCGCCCACCGGGCTGCCGGGCTGCCTGTTCGGCGGACCGGCGGCCGTGCCGGGGGCAGCCCATGGGGTGACCGACAATGCCGCGGCCAACGCAGACGCATCACGATGAGTTCCACCGACGACGACGACGATCGCACCCTCATCCGGCCGCCGGTGCCGCCGGGTGGATCTGCGCCGCCACCGGCGCCGGTGTCCGCTGCGGGTGCCGGGTCGCCCGACGACGACCGCACCGTCTACGCCGCGCCGCCGCCCTACACCACCGAGCCGCCGGCACCCCGCGCGCCCGCGCCCGATGACGACATGGGCAATGCGCTGCCGGTGGGCACGCGGCTGGGTGAGTTCGAGCTGACCGGCGTGCTGGGGGAAGGCGGCTTCGGCATCGTCTACCTGGCGCAGGACCATTCGCTGCACCGCCGCGTGGCGCTGAAGGAATACATGCCTTCGGCGCTGGCCGCGCGCAAGGGCGGCACGCAGGTCTCGGTCAAGAGCGAGCGCCACCGCGAGACTTTCGAGGCCGGGCTCAAGAGCTTCGTGAACGAGGCCCGCCTGCTGGCCCAGTTCGACCATCCGTCGCTGGTCAAGGTCTACCGCTTCTGGGAAGCCAACGGCACCGCCTACATGGTCATGCCCTTCTACGAAGGCATGACGCTGAAGGACAAGCTGCGCGAGATGGGCGCGGCACCCGACGAAGCCTGGCTGCGCGGCCTGCTGGCGCCGCTGACCGAGGCGCTGGCGGTCATCCACGCCGAGCGCTGCTACCACCGCGACATCGCGCCCGACAACATCATCCTGCTGGCGGGCAGCGGCAAGCCGCTGCTGCTGGACTTCGGCGCCGCGCGCCGCGTGATCGGCGACATGACGCAGGCGCTGACGGTGATCCTCAAGCCCGGCTACGCGCCGCTGGAGCAGTACGCCGAGGTGCCCAGCATGAAGCAGGGCCCGTGGACCGACGTCTATGCGCTGGCCGCGGTGGTGTACTTCGCCATCCAGGGCCGCACGCCGCCGGTGTCGGTGGGCCGCATGATGGGCGACAGCTACCAGC encodes the following:
- a CDS encoding DotU family type VI secretion system protein; protein product: MSDQDPFSAFESDRTVIKPSAGRGARPGTAAAGVSGAAPGQVPGGPPALDAAPLPELPGVAGFNPLLQAAAPLLGTAARLRSMPQHPNPAALRAALAEGIKQFEATTRAQGLPNEQVIAGRYVLCTFIDECASSTPWGGSGAWGSQSLLVLFHNEVSGGEKVFQLMGKLAENVPANRPLLELMYMTLALGFEGRYRIVDNGRAQLETVRERLAQMLKQAAPAVDKELSPAWAGVRAGQQRLRDGIPVWVVAAVTALVLMLVFIALRMAINARTDPTFQALQSLDVKAAPPAPPPVPAPQPRLAGLLAPDIQAGLVEVRDYADRSVIIIRGDGFFEPASADVADRVKPLLGRIAAALKPLPGPVLVTGHSDNQPIRSVRYPSNWHLSQERADSVKALLAATLPADRLRAEGRADSEPVDSNDTPAGRAKNRRVEITLASPPQS
- a CDS encoding PP2C family protein-serine/threonine phosphatase; this translates as MLALEVAILSEMGGRKANEDACGHWHSVDELCCVLADGAGGHGGGGVAARLVVERMLQGFAARPTTGARQLTDLVFDTNRAVIEARTPHTERANMFSTVVGLVIDFVRHQVHWAHAGDSRLYWFREGRIHARTRDHSLVQSLVDAGLLPPEQARSHPQRSELRSALGTASDVLEVSDSGEPHEVLAGDVFLLCTDGLWEHVPDAALLATLAAASSPTAWLAALEQVVTEATRQKASHDNFTALTVWTSAAPAA
- the tssK gene encoding type VI secretion system baseplate subunit TssK, with the protein product MTWHNKVMWTEGMFLQPQHFQQQDRHTARLVDARVNAVMAHHWGFSTLALDEAALLQGKLALTSATGVLPDGTPFAIPSHDAAPPALDVPPDARDEPVLLVAALARPGVAESDVEDSAPSMPPRYLASDVEVADSHAVSLRQAPLQIGRLNLRLMLARDANEGFTQLAAARIVERRADGRVVLDTQHVPPMLHVAAHPVLDSYQREVLGMVRQRSEALAARLAQPGRAGVGEIADFVFLQTLNRTEPLLAHLPQLPVLHPERLYSVLLQLAGELSTFRERKRPADYPPYRHDELAPCFRAVMGDLRQSLSMVLEQTAIPIELQERNHGVRVAIIADIELQRRAQFVLAVNAQMPSEALRARFPSQVKIGPAERIRDLVNLALPGVAVKPMPVAPRQIPYHGGFSYFELETRGSELWQQLERSAGLALHVSGDFPGIEFEFWAIRP
- the tagF gene encoding type VI secretion system-associated protein TagF produces the protein MSATPPLTDHAAAAGWHGKLPTLGDFATRRLPPAFVQRWDGWLSAGLAGLQQQPGWLEGYLASPSWRFLLMPGVMDGQPWAGVLMPSVDRVGRYYPLTIAHPLPALPADAAGLDALWSWLLRIDEAAADALHEDWTLDVLEAELQRIGVPALAPAAPVVADALAPGVQRLSLACHLHGGACVAAHVLAAGLQQAQGSALWFAQADLATPQLLRSDGLAPTGLPGCLFGGPAAVPGAAHGVTDNAAANADASR
- the tssM gene encoding type VI secretion system membrane subunit TssM; the encoded protein is MKRVFNVLLSPAVLGSLAVLALSAIVWWLGPLLAFGADATGQVSRPLGSVLARAIVIALMWALWLGRLGWLAWKRKQAHAALLQGIAPGPSAADQEAQLLDQRFREAVARLKAGGKGRRWLSGSDALYELPWYVFVGAPGSGKTTALTHAGLDFIGTGDKQATAVKGVGGTRNCDWWFTADAVLIDTAGRYTTQESDRQVDASAWDNFLGLLRKSRPRRPINGVLLTVNVQDLLQQGATERQEHAAALRARLQELQAKLGVQPPVYVLVTKADLIAGFMESFDALGKEERDQVWGFTFPHGPQPAENPLADFDVQYRALEERLAAGLVDRLQAERDVSKRAAMFAFPQEFASLKPVLAGFLQQVFGPAPALQQRVDLRGVYFTSGTQEGTPIDRVMGLLSRSFGLERRSNPLAGARGKSFFLRRLLQDVVFAEAHLVSANPQAERRRAGLRMAGFAAVAVAGTALAVGWAVSYVRNQSYDAEVAARLPALRQAVDALPPATSADPAPIAPALTAVREAAHSERFALDDPPLLDTLGLYQGDKLDAGARLGYRRLLEHALLPRVAQRLEERLRAANKDNLEQAYEALKAYLMLYTPDQFDAPTLKAWIGIDWDAQFRNLPPEQRAALDAHLDALLAQGAPQTQRPIDTALVTSVRDMLASFPIEYRVYSRLKRRFRGDLPDFSVAAKAGPQADQVFERASGEPLSRGVPGFYTRAGYTQAFQGSVGLSAAQLQAEEQWVFGRKANAGQAANALLSNDLTDRVRRLYLQDYIKAWDAYLADVRLVKLTSLERSMEVARLLSGVDSPLKLYLTAVAQETTLVPPAAAPSALDKAAQAANQAKADLAKLAGGGPAVAPAAGPVEKMVDDHFASIRRQVQGQPAPIDDTVKAFGEVFAQLQAIDAAQKSKSPPPPAGGGAAKLVAAQQPEPVRSMLESLADVSAKQGRVAERDVMTGDLKPIFDFCTRAVANRYPFAPSSRADVLPEDFGQLFAPGGMLDEFYNRRLAALVDTSGATWTYKPLADGTRPAAPAALADFQRAARIKEAFFRGGGRTPGFKLDLRAAELGTLQEVTLDIDGQVVKFTPGAGTAATVSWPSQRVASTVKLSSTPGGAPLVFEGPWALFRLFDRFEVQAGAQPEKFSVLMTLEGQKLRFDVTANSVLNPFRLREIQQFRCPGAL
- a CDS encoding OmpA family protein, which produces MAVVVGLVTLLQANAADALDIGNQVPDAAAVKEGLFPEDACKELEAAGFKCMGFKPAVRYSLPAASFKVGSAELPDMLRKQLDVFADVLRGKKGTGRTVRIEGHADASGTPEANQALSERRAEAVKTYLVDKGADPAMLEAVGRGATAPKVSNDPFAAENRRVEIGRVGAKP
- the tagH gene encoding type VI secretion system-associated FHA domain protein TagH — its product is MQPSSMIVLTVQSFNGQPTAGLAASFDELGGTVGRADTNQLVLPDPERSISRVHAQVVFRHGNFALVDRGSNPVLVNGTPLGNGRETPLKHGDTLQIGGYLIGVTLGQQTTAKDLFADLFGDAAGAKPPAAAPKPPPPLFTQSFGPASATPAPWPAPAAPPLFAAPATPAPAAGGAVIPDDWDPFAPAPAPSPLSMAAPAPRPQANPYIPDLPLQAPSGSDSLDALFGLGGPAGNADPFAGSPLAAPLAGPNTAADADPLRALGLQPPAPPAAVSDHVSDLNTPWMAAPLREAVPPAPALPPPSVPPGAVLSWNHPSRETKVVTLPGVRRVEPADVPVEPPAVSPAAVPAAPMPALAPPAAAAWPAAPEAADPQTWIRPPSAARPAPAAPSVAAPPAAAGAVAPEAWIAALADGLGLPVADLRSLDAEQLRRVGALLRESTRGAVELLVARAALKREMRADVTMMAARENNPLKFSPNVDVALKHLLGAPTPGFMGPTDAMRDAFDDLRAHQLGVMAGMRAALEGVLQRFDPAVLEGKISKRPGLAGLLAGNRKAQLWEQFQQLYTQLSAEAADDFQELFGKAFRKAYEAHIDQLQRDE
- a CDS encoding DUF4280 domain-containing protein, producing the protein MPNQTCTGGLLKCSFGMAPSTFVATIKPILTSNMAAGNILDNIPIQNIQPFGMCQSLANPTVASATAAALGVLTPMPCVPNTPAPWVPGVPTVLLANSPALDNTCKLMCVWGGVIEFVQPGQMTHQIP